In Synergistaceae bacterium, a single genomic region encodes these proteins:
- the ssnA gene encoding putative aminohydrolase SsnA, which translates to MLLIGNGKVITRDDENRVIDNGAVLVDGAHIKAVGETDELRKANPGAEFKDAGGRLVMPGLINVHMHYYSTFARGMALDSPPAKNFVDVLEGLWWRLDKCLTLEDVYYSVMGPGIDQVKCGVTSVIDHHASPFAVRGSLAKIAEASAELGLRSNLCYEVSDRDGEQSRVDGITENIEFIKYCAEKKDDMIKGLFGFHASMTVSDKTLEESAKLMEGLDSGYHVHIAEGIEDLEDSRGKYGMGVVERWHKHGMLHPKSLGIHCIHISEKEMDLLKESGVAVVHNPESNMGNAVGLSPVLKMMEKGVMVGLGTDGYTADMFESYKVANCLHKHGAGIPSAAWVEPPTMFFENNRTIMNRHIDGEVGVLKPGAYADIVIVDYNPPTPLNGGNVNGHLLFGVCGRHVDTTIVNGKVLMDERKLLHIDEERIMAESRALARKLWQRI; encoded by the coding sequence ATGCTTCTGATAGGAAACGGAAAGGTTATCACTCGGGACGACGAGAACAGGGTCATCGATAACGGGGCCGTCCTCGTGGACGGCGCCCATATCAAGGCAGTCGGAGAGACGGATGAGCTGAGGAAGGCCAACCCGGGCGCCGAGTTCAAGGACGCCGGGGGCAGGCTGGTGATGCCGGGCCTCATCAACGTCCACATGCACTACTACAGCACCTTCGCCAGGGGTATGGCACTCGACAGCCCACCCGCCAAGAACTTCGTCGACGTGCTGGAGGGGCTCTGGTGGAGGCTGGACAAGTGCCTGACGCTGGAGGACGTCTACTACAGCGTGATGGGACCGGGAATCGACCAGGTCAAGTGCGGAGTGACATCCGTCATAGACCACCACGCCAGTCCGTTCGCGGTGCGGGGAAGCCTTGCGAAGATCGCGGAGGCCTCAGCCGAGCTGGGACTGAGGAGCAACCTGTGCTACGAGGTCTCCGACCGGGACGGAGAGCAGAGCAGGGTGGACGGGATCACTGAGAACATAGAGTTCATCAAGTACTGCGCCGAGAAGAAGGACGACATGATCAAGGGGCTGTTCGGCTTCCACGCTTCGATGACAGTGTCCGACAAGACCCTGGAGGAGAGCGCAAAGCTCATGGAGGGGCTGGATTCGGGCTACCACGTGCACATCGCCGAAGGGATCGAGGACCTGGAGGACAGCAGGGGCAAGTACGGCATGGGGGTCGTGGAGCGCTGGCACAAGCACGGGATGTTGCATCCTAAGAGCTTGGGCATACACTGCATCCACATCTCGGAGAAGGAGATGGATCTGCTCAAGGAGTCCGGAGTCGCCGTGGTGCACAACCCGGAATCCAACATGGGCAACGCCGTCGGCCTGTCACCGGTGCTCAAGATGATGGAGAAGGGGGTCATGGTCGGACTGGGGACTGACGGCTACACGGCCGACATGTTCGAGTCGTACAAGGTCGCAAACTGCCTGCACAAGCACGGCGCGGGCATTCCGAGCGCCGCGTGGGTCGAGCCGCCGACGATGTTCTTCGAGAACAACAGGACGATAATGAACCGCCACATCGACGGAGAGGTGGGCGTGCTAAAACCGGGCGCATACGCGGACATCGTAATAGTCGACTACAACCCTCCCACTCCGTTGAACGGAGGGAACGTCAACGGACACCTGCTGTTCGGCGTCTGCGGAAGGCACGTGGACACGACGATAGTAAACGGCAAGGTGCTGATGGACGAGAGGAAGCTCCTCCACATCGACGAGGAGAGGATTATGGCCGAGAGCAGGGCCCTGGCCCGGAAGCTCTGGCAGAGGATCTAA
- a CDS encoding xanthine dehydrogenase family protein has protein sequence MPMIERLNVVGTCVPRHDALAKVTGGARYVADLPCEGAWVGGALWSETPRAKLKGVVRRRGFDWSRVTVVTAADLPGPNEVHMVKDDFPVLADREVAYIGQAIALVAAPDEKTLKEALASLEPELEELPPVLTVDESLSRKAVIWGEDNIQAEYLVEHGDIEAAFAESDMIVEETYSTHHQEHLYLETNGMLARPREGGGVEVEGSLQCPYYVARALAHSLSLPLDMIVMRQTETGGAFGGKEDYPSVIAVQTALMALKSGKPVRFVLERGEDIEVTTKRHPSIIRHRTGVAKDGTILAAEMDIIFDGGAFSTMSPVVLSRGVLHAWSVYKLPNARIRGRALATNTAPNGAFRGFGAPQTIFAMERQVDLIARRLGISPVEVRRKNLVKAGDTLPCGQVLRSAHAELVLDRALELSRYEKKHGKKENDGRVLRGVGLSLFMHGGGFTGAGEENIAGKAAVEVADDGLVDILVSSTEMGQGAATVLPQIAAEVLALPVERVRHPNPDTSRVPDSGPTVASRTTMMVGKILLDAATDMRDKLSAFVGANSGVNPEYIEWSGGRLRSGGRDLGSFDELAARYRLAHGKPLRGEAAYDPPPECQWNEEEYRGDAYKDYAWACDVVEVEIDADTLELRVPRMTSVVEIGRAIHPMLAEGQVAGGSLQALGWGAMEDVKMQKGRYRNTSLANYIIPTAVDAPDFDIEIAEAPSPYGPWGAKGLGELPMDGGAPALAAAVDDALGVFASELPLTSDRLHELLRRKERGGDRR, from the coding sequence ATGCCAATGATCGAGAGGCTCAACGTGGTCGGCACCTGTGTTCCAAGACACGATGCCCTTGCCAAAGTAACCGGTGGTGCCCGTTACGTGGCCGATCTTCCCTGTGAAGGGGCGTGGGTGGGGGGTGCCCTCTGGAGCGAGACCCCGCGCGCGAAGCTTAAGGGCGTAGTCCGGCGGAGAGGCTTCGACTGGTCGAGAGTGACCGTCGTCACAGCCGCCGACCTGCCCGGCCCGAACGAAGTGCACATGGTGAAGGACGACTTTCCGGTGCTCGCGGACAGGGAGGTCGCCTACATCGGTCAGGCCATAGCCCTTGTCGCGGCGCCGGACGAAAAGACCCTGAAGGAGGCGCTTGCGTCACTGGAGCCGGAGTTGGAGGAACTCCCCCCCGTGCTGACGGTGGACGAGTCTCTCTCGCGCAAGGCCGTCATCTGGGGGGAGGACAATATCCAGGCCGAATACCTGGTGGAGCACGGCGATATCGAGGCAGCGTTCGCTGAATCGGACATGATCGTGGAGGAGACCTACAGCACGCACCACCAGGAACACCTATATCTTGAGACCAACGGAATGCTGGCCAGGCCGCGGGAGGGCGGGGGGGTGGAGGTCGAGGGTTCGCTGCAGTGCCCCTACTATGTCGCACGCGCCCTGGCTCATTCTCTCTCCCTCCCGCTGGACATGATCGTTATGAGGCAGACGGAGACTGGAGGGGCGTTCGGTGGCAAGGAGGACTATCCGTCTGTGATAGCGGTCCAAACGGCCCTGATGGCGCTGAAAAGCGGCAAGCCGGTCCGATTCGTCCTCGAGCGAGGGGAGGACATAGAGGTCACCACCAAGAGGCATCCGTCGATTATCCGCCACCGGACTGGGGTCGCAAAGGACGGGACGATCCTGGCCGCCGAAATGGACATAATCTTCGATGGTGGCGCCTTCTCGACGATGAGCCCGGTGGTGCTCTCAAGGGGGGTCCTGCACGCGTGGAGCGTTTACAAACTGCCGAACGCAAGGATAAGGGGCAGGGCCCTGGCCACGAACACAGCCCCCAACGGCGCGTTCAGGGGCTTCGGAGCACCGCAGACCATCTTCGCGATGGAGCGCCAGGTGGACCTGATCGCCCGCCGCCTTGGCATCTCACCGGTCGAGGTCAGGAGAAAAAACCTGGTCAAGGCCGGCGACACCCTGCCCTGCGGCCAAGTGCTGCGCTCCGCGCATGCCGAGCTCGTTCTGGACAGGGCGCTGGAGCTCTCGAGATATGAAAAGAAGCACGGCAAAAAGGAAAACGACGGGAGGGTCCTGCGCGGCGTGGGGCTCTCCCTGTTCATGCACGGAGGCGGCTTCACCGGCGCGGGTGAGGAGAACATAGCCGGAAAGGCCGCGGTCGAGGTCGCGGACGACGGACTGGTCGACATATTGGTGAGCAGCACGGAGATGGGCCAGGGCGCTGCAACGGTGCTGCCGCAGATCGCCGCGGAGGTCCTCGCCCTTCCCGTGGAGAGGGTGCGCCACCCGAACCCGGACACTTCGCGAGTTCCGGACAGCGGCCCGACCGTGGCGTCAAGAACGACGATGATGGTGGGGAAGATACTGCTTGACGCTGCGACGGACATGCGCGACAAACTCTCGGCCTTCGTCGGAGCAAACTCCGGAGTGAATCCAGAGTACATCGAGTGGAGTGGAGGCAGGCTGCGCTCCGGGGGCAGGGATCTCGGCTCGTTCGATGAACTCGCGGCTCGGTACAGGTTGGCGCACGGCAAGCCTCTCAGGGGAGAGGCCGCATACGATCCGCCTCCCGAGTGCCAGTGGAACGAGGAGGAGTACAGGGGCGACGCCTACAAGGACTACGCCTGGGCCTGCGACGTCGTCGAGGTCGAGATCGATGCGGACACGCTCGAACTCAGGGTGCCGCGCATGACGTCGGTCGTCGAGATCGGAAGGGCGATCCACCCGATGCTGGCGGAGGGACAGGTGGCGGGAGGCTCGCTGCAGGCCCTGGGATGGGGGGCAATGGAGGACGTCAAGATGCAGAAAGGCCGCTATCGCAACACCAGCCTCGCCAACTACATAATTCCGACCGCCGTGGACGCCCCGGACTTTGACATAGAGATAGCGGAGGCGCCATCGCCCTATGGACCGTGGGGGGCAAAGGGTCTCGGCGAGCTTCCGATGGACGGAGGCGCACCGGCTCTCGCGGCGGCCGTGGATGATGCACTCGGCGTGTTCGCGTCGGAGCTTCCCCTTACGAGCGACCGTCTGCACGAACTGTTGAGGCGAAAAGAGCGGGGAGGGGATCGTAGATGA
- a CDS encoding 2Fe-2S iron-sulfur cluster binding domain-containing protein — protein sequence MKFKLIVNGVTREIDAPPTRRLLDILREDLGLTGAKEGCGEGGCGACAVLLDGRLVNSCMVPALQLPGRSVETVESLALDGEPDVLQQAFIDSGAVQCGFCTPGMLMAARALLACNPRPSRDDIRTAISGNLCRCTGYESIVDAVEKAAAGGYSPSLLTGTGNHEFSLAPEERGKVFLPRALDEALSILSEHPGGVVLVAGGTDLIVEMEKGGRSAPEMMMDLGGIDELQEIRVSGDWLEIGAGATFTDIATDERALEIAPMLASCAAQMGSPAVQNRATIGGNLATASAAGDSPPVLMALDAIIVLASKAGLREVTAVEFFSKYRKTELRDDELIKSVRIPLAARDHVQMFRKVGPRRAMVISRITLACSAEVRDGKTLSCRLYTGSMSPVPLLLERASELVVGKILTVELAEEAGRLAEEAVSPRTSPEYRKEATGKLVARFFKDILEGKAGGTLG from the coding sequence ATGAAGTTCAAACTTATCGTAAACGGCGTGACCCGCGAGATCGACGCCCCTCCTACGAGGCGCTTGTTAGACATACTAAGGGAGGACCTCGGCCTGACCGGGGCCAAGGAGGGATGCGGGGAGGGTGGTTGCGGCGCGTGCGCCGTGCTGTTGGACGGGCGCCTGGTCAACTCGTGCATGGTGCCGGCACTGCAGCTTCCAGGCAGGAGCGTGGAGACGGTCGAATCTCTGGCGTTGGACGGAGAGCCCGACGTGCTTCAGCAGGCCTTCATTGACTCGGGAGCGGTTCAGTGCGGCTTCTGCACTCCCGGGATGCTCATGGCCGCCAGGGCGCTGCTTGCGTGCAACCCCCGGCCCTCCAGGGACGATATAAGAACGGCCATTTCCGGGAACCTCTGCCGCTGCACCGGTTACGAGTCCATAGTGGACGCGGTCGAGAAAGCTGCGGCCGGGGGCTACTCACCGAGCCTTCTCACGGGGACGGGCAATCACGAGTTCTCACTCGCCCCGGAGGAGAGGGGGAAGGTGTTTCTGCCCCGGGCACTTGACGAGGCGCTATCGATCCTGTCCGAGCACCCTGGCGGTGTCGTTCTCGTAGCGGGCGGGACAGACCTTATCGTCGAGATGGAGAAGGGCGGCCGTTCCGCTCCGGAGATGATGATGGACCTGGGCGGCATCGACGAGCTTCAGGAGATCCGCGTCTCAGGCGACTGGCTCGAGATCGGCGCTGGGGCGACGTTCACGGATATCGCAACGGACGAGAGGGCACTTGAAATCGCCCCCATGCTCGCGAGCTGCGCCGCGCAGATGGGTTCACCCGCCGTTCAGAACAGGGCGACCATAGGAGGCAACCTCGCGACCGCCTCGGCCGCGGGCGACTCGCCTCCCGTCCTGATGGCGCTCGACGCCATAATCGTGCTCGCGAGCAAGGCCGGCCTCCGCGAGGTGACGGCCGTCGAATTCTTCTCCAAGTACAGAAAGACGGAACTCCGGGACGACGAGTTGATCAAGTCGGTGCGCATCCCGCTGGCTGCGAGGGATCACGTGCAGATGTTCCGCAAGGTGGGGCCGAGGCGAGCAATGGTCATCTCGCGCATCACCCTTGCCTGCTCTGCGGAGGTCCGCGACGGAAAGACTCTCTCCTGTCGCCTGTACACGGGCAGCATGTCACCTGTTCCGCTGCTGCTGGAGAGGGCGAGCGAATTGGTCGTCGGAAAGATCCTGACGGTCGAACTGGCGGAGGAGGCCGGGAGACTGGCCGAAGAGGCGGTTTCGCCGCGCACGTCTCCCGAGTATCGCAAGGAGGCCACCGGCAAACTGGTGGCTCGCTTCTTCAAGGACATCCTGGAGGGCAAGGCAGGAGGTACTCTCGGATAA
- a CDS encoding cold shock domain-containing protein: protein MLDTPFVCKYHLPVDRVGRKQSSLGGADLTTQGTVKWFNATKGYGFVTCDDGNDVFVHYSAIQGDGFKTLDEGQRISFDVTQGAKGDQAANVVKL, encoded by the coding sequence ATGCTTGACACTCCATTCGTTTGCAAGTATCATCTTCCAGTCGACCGAGTCGGCAGAAAGCAATCAAGCTTAGGAGGAGCAGATTTGACAACTCAGGGTACGGTTAAGTGGTTCAACGCAACAAAGGGTTACGGCTTCGTAACTTGCGACGATGGGAACGACGTTTTCGTTCATTATAGCGCAATCCAGGGAGACGGTTTCAAGACCCTCGACGAGGGACAGAGGATCTCCTTCGACGTCACCCAAGGGGCCAAGGGCGACCAGGCAGCAAACGTCGTGAAGCTGTAG
- the tig gene encoding trigger factor, whose protein sequence is MRSEIVSQEGNIVSIKLIFEADEFVKEVDKAVKTLSSEVNIAGFRKGHVPRKVLELRLGKNEIYTEALDGMLSEAIRQTVNDYDLDLIDEPQVKIGDLEEGSPVEVDVVFEVVPEVVLPEISEITVKRPPATTDEEMVSNTIEELRMQNAVALPLEEGAVDEENVVEIEYVTTVLKDDGPAEPHGPESATLDLTQPSVRREIKEALLGAETGDTRTTEIRVEDDYPDPVVAGHIVRYEMKVKQIGAKVLPEMKPLFFEKMLGGECETEDEFREGIKKRILERVSAELNAKAELDALQSVSDLSTVNVPETLVLRQITAMIKDDVENLRQSRDISLEVMLEESGISMEDYEKKIREQAEVIVKRSLVLDKIAEERGVSVEKEDFEAEMQTLASSYNIDAKRLVEGLYRDEKRLMELANRIKYKKTIKEIMDTVRIDETVDTAETSQNEQS, encoded by the coding sequence ATGAGGTCAGAGATCGTCTCGCAGGAGGGAAACATCGTCTCCATCAAGCTGATCTTCGAGGCGGACGAGTTCGTCAAAGAGGTCGACAAGGCGGTTAAAACGCTCTCCTCCGAGGTGAACATAGCAGGCTTTCGCAAAGGACACGTTCCGCGCAAGGTCCTGGAGTTGCGGCTGGGCAAAAACGAGATCTACACGGAGGCTTTGGACGGGATGCTGTCGGAGGCGATCCGGCAGACCGTGAACGACTACGACCTGGACCTGATAGACGAGCCACAAGTTAAGATAGGCGACTTGGAGGAGGGCAGTCCTGTCGAAGTCGACGTTGTCTTCGAGGTCGTGCCCGAGGTCGTCCTGCCCGAGATATCCGAGATCACGGTGAAACGGCCCCCCGCCACAACGGACGAGGAGATGGTCTCCAATACCATAGAGGAACTCCGGATGCAGAACGCCGTCGCCCTCCCTCTAGAAGAGGGAGCCGTGGATGAGGAGAACGTGGTCGAGATCGAGTATGTAACCACGGTTTTAAAGGATGACGGGCCGGCGGAGCCTCACGGACCGGAATCTGCGACGCTGGACCTGACCCAGCCGTCTGTTAGAAGGGAAATAAAAGAAGCCCTTCTCGGCGCGGAGACGGGCGATACCAGGACGACAGAGATAAGGGTCGAGGACGACTACCCGGACCCGGTCGTGGCGGGGCATATCGTCAGGTACGAGATGAAGGTGAAACAGATCGGCGCAAAGGTGCTTCCCGAGATGAAGCCGCTTTTCTTCGAGAAGATGCTCGGAGGCGAGTGCGAGACGGAGGATGAGTTCCGCGAGGGGATCAAGAAGAGGATCCTCGAGAGGGTCTCGGCGGAGCTGAACGCCAAGGCCGAGCTGGACGCGTTGCAGAGCGTGTCCGACCTCTCCACCGTGAATGTGCCGGAGACTCTTGTATTGCGCCAGATTACCGCGATGATTAAAGATGACGTGGAGAACCTTAGGCAGAGCCGCGACATTTCCCTTGAAGTGATGCTTGAAGAGTCAGGCATAAGCATGGAGGATTATGAGAAGAAGATTCGAGAACAGGCCGAGGTCATAGTGAAGCGCTCCCTCGTACTTGACAAGATCGCGGAGGAGAGAGGCGTAAGCGTGGAAAAGGAGGACTTCGAGGCAGAGATGCAGACTCTCGCCTCGTCCTACAATATCGACGCAAAAAGGCTTGTCGAGGGGCTGTACCGGGACGAGAAGAGGCTTATGGAGCTGGCCAACAGGATAAAATACAAGAAGACCATTAAAGAGATCATGGACACAGTCCGGATAGACGAGACGGTGGACACAGCAGAGACGTCGCAAAACGAACAGTCGTAA
- the clpP gene encoding ATP-dependent Clp endopeptidase proteolytic subunit ClpP, whose translation MLVPMVVEQTGRGERAYDIYSRLLKDRIIFLGDSINEHTGNLVVAQLLFLESEDPDKDINLYINSPGGYVSAGLAIYDTMQYIKSPVCTICIGQAASMGALLLAGGTKGKRFILPNARVMIHQPLGGVQGQATELEIHAREILKLREKLNDILVKHTGQTRKKVRADTERDYFMSSEEAVEYGVVDKIIQSR comes from the coding sequence TTGCTGGTACCCATGGTAGTTGAGCAAACCGGGCGAGGCGAGCGAGCCTACGATATCTACAGCCGCCTTCTGAAGGACAGGATCATATTCCTGGGGGATTCCATAAACGAGCACACGGGCAACCTGGTAGTCGCGCAGCTTCTCTTCCTGGAGAGCGAGGACCCGGACAAGGACATCAATCTATATATCAACAGCCCCGGGGGGTACGTATCGGCGGGGCTCGCGATATACGATACCATGCAGTACATAAAGAGCCCCGTGTGCACGATCTGCATCGGTCAAGCGGCCAGCATGGGTGCACTTCTTCTCGCGGGAGGCACGAAGGGAAAGAGGTTCATCCTCCCGAACGCGCGCGTCATGATACATCAGCCGCTTGGAGGGGTTCAAGGACAGGCCACGGAGCTGGAGATTCACGCACGTGAAATACTGAAGCTTCGAGAGAAGCTGAATGATATACTTGTGAAACACACGGGGCAGACGAGGAAGAAAGTACGAGCGGACACGGAGAGGGACTATTTTATGTCCTCCGAGGAGGCCGTAGAGTACGGGGTCGTCGATAAAATCATCCAATCAAGATAG